A genomic stretch from Echeneis naucrates chromosome 6, fEcheNa1.1, whole genome shotgun sequence includes:
- the LOC115045603 gene encoding uncharacterized protein LOC115045603 isoform X4 yields the protein MSVTAVKEKGGTVVTVTSNNNNNNNNNNNNSSVFLPLCQILKQLCYSPGCFSVQNGLIRNNVAVALGVVQLMVGLFNVALGPGRTSTHPGDLTDLGAAYWLGAAYVAGGVTSILSGQCPSPCSVGFAVFVNIVGSIFATFGIVLYALDLSDTSIMWMCDRIWSSSPDNYEDNCRNVAFFAQKLLVDMDVTLIVLAVLHLCVSISFAVLGVNALFSSKKEKILKQLCYSPGCFSVQNGLIRNNVAVALGVVQLMVGLFNVALGPGRTSTHPWDVGDLGAAYWLGGVYVAGGVTSILSGQCPSPCSVGFTVFVNVVGSIFATFGIVLYALDLSDTSITWMCDRTRTSSPNNFGDCIDVAFFAQKLLDDMDVTLIVLAVLHLCVSISFAVLGVNALFSSKKEKQKGATDVQTKEPLLKEILLTSPCA from the exons ATGTCCGTCACCGCTGTCAAAGAGAAGGGAGGGACTGTTGTCACTGTGAcgtccaacaacaacaacaacaacaacaacaacaacaacaacagcagcgtctttctgcctctgtgtcagATCCTGAAACAGCTCTGTTACAGTCCGGGTTGCTTCTCGGTGCAGAACGGTCTGATCCGGAACAATGTTGCTGTGGCTCTTGGG GTCGTGCAGCTCATGGTGGGTCTGTTCAACGTTGCACTTGGACCTGGACGAACCAGCACACATCCAGGGGACCTGACTGATTTGGGAGCTGCTTACTGGCTGGGTGCTGCG taCGTTGCAGGTGGAGTCACTTCAATCTTGTCCGGCCAGTGTCCCTCTCCCTGCTCT GTGGGCTTCGCCGTGTTTGTAAACATAGTTGGATCAATCTTTGCCACTTTTGGCATCGTGCTGTACGCCTTAGACCTGTCAGACACCTCCATCATGTGGATGTGTGATCGTATATGGTCGAGCTCTCCTGATAATTATGAAGACAACTGCAGAAATGTGGCTTTCTTTGCGCAG AAATTGTTGGTCGACATGGACGTCACTCTGATCGTCCTGGCTGTTCTCCATCTGTGTGTCAGCATTAGCTTTGCCGTTTTGGGGGTGAACGCTTTATTCAGcagtaagaaagaaaag ATCCTGAAACAGCTCTGTTACAGTCCGGGTTGCTTCTCGGTGCAGAACGGTCTGATCCGGAACAATGTTGCTGTGGCTCTTGGG GTCGTGCAGCTCATGGTGGGTCTGTTCAACGTTGCACTTGGACCTGGACGAACCAGCACACATCCGTGGGACGTGGGTGATTTGGGAGCTGCTTACTGGCTGGGTGGCGTG taCGTTGCAGGTGGAGTCACTTCAATCTTGTCCGGCCAGTGTCCCTCTCCCTGCTCT GTGGGCTTCACTGTGTTTGTAAACGTAGTTGGATCAATCTTTGCCACTTTTGGCATCGTGCTGTACGCCTTAGACCTGTCAGACACCTCCATCACATGGATGTGCGATCGAACAAGGACGAGCTCTCCTAATAATTTTGGAGACTGTATAGATGTGGCTTTCTTTGCGCAG AAATTGTTGGACGACATGGACGTCACTCTGATCGTCCTGGCTGTTCTCCATCTGTGTGTCAGCATTAGCTTTGCCGTTTTGGGGGTGAACGCTTTATTCAGcagtaagaaagaaaag CAGAAGGGGGCCACAGATGTCCAAACGAAGGAGCCGCTGTTGAAAGAAATCCTCCTGACCAGTCCTTGTGCTTGA
- the LOC115045603 gene encoding uncharacterized protein LOC115045603 isoform X5, with protein sequence MSVTAVKEKGGTVVTVTSNNNNNNNNNNNNSSVFLPLCQILKQLCYSPGCFSVQNGLIRNNVAVALGVVQLMVGLFNVALGPGRTSTHPGDLTDLGAAYWLGAAYVAGGVTSILSGQCPSPCSVGFTVFVNIVGSIFATFGIVLYALDLSDTSIMWMCDRTRTSSPNNFGDCIDVAFFAQKLLVDMDVTLIVLAVLHLCVSISFAVLGVNALFSSKKEKILKQLCYSPGCFSVQNGLIRNNVAVALGVVQLMVGLFNVALGPGRTSTHPWDVGDLGAAYWLGGVYVAGGVTSILSGQCPSPCSVGFTVFVNVVGSIFATFGIVLYALDLSDTSITWMCDRTRTSSPNNFGDCIDVAFFAQKLLDDMDVTLIVLAVLHLCVSISFAVLGVNALFSSKKEKQKGATDVQTKEPLLKEILLTSPCA encoded by the exons ATGTCCGTCACCGCTGTCAAAGAGAAGGGAGGGACTGTTGTCACTGTGAcgtccaacaacaacaacaacaacaacaacaacaacaacaacagcagcgtctttctgcctctgtgtcagATCCTGAAACAGCTCTGTTACAGTCCGGGTTGCTTCTCGGTGCAGAACGGTCTGATCCGGAACAATGTTGCTGTGGCTCTTGGG GTCGTGCAGCTCATGGTGGGTCTGTTCAACGTTGCACTTGGACCTGGACGAACCAGCACACATCCAGGGGACCTGACTGATTTGGGAGCTGCTTACTGGCTGGGTGCTGCG taCGTTGCAGGTGGAGTCACTTCAATCTTGTCCGGCCAGTGTCCCTCTCCCTGCTCT GTGGGCTTCACTGTGTTTGTAAACATAGTTGGATCAATTTTTGCCACTTTTGGCATCGTGCTGTACGCCTTAGACCTGTCAGACACCTCCATCATGTGGATGTGCGATCGAACAAGGACGAGCTCTCCTAATAATTTTGGAGACTGTATAGATGTGGCTTTCTTTGCGCAG AAATTGTTGGTCGACATGGACGTCACTCTGATCGTCCTGGCTGTTCTCCATCTGTGTGTCAGCATTAGCTTTGCCGTTTTGGGGGTGAACGCTTTATTCAGcagtaagaaagaaaag ATCCTGAAACAGCTCTGTTACAGTCCGGGTTGCTTCTCGGTGCAGAACGGTCTGATCCGGAACAATGTTGCTGTGGCTCTTGGG GTCGTGCAGCTCATGGTGGGTCTGTTCAACGTTGCACTTGGACCTGGACGAACCAGCACACATCCGTGGGACGTGGGTGATTTGGGAGCTGCTTACTGGCTGGGTGGCGTG taCGTTGCAGGTGGAGTCACTTCAATCTTGTCCGGCCAGTGTCCCTCTCCCTGCTCT GTGGGCTTCACTGTGTTTGTAAACGTAGTTGGATCAATCTTTGCCACTTTTGGCATCGTGCTGTACGCCTTAGACCTGTCAGACACCTCCATCACATGGATGTGCGATCGAACAAGGACGAGCTCTCCTAATAATTTTGGAGACTGTATAGATGTGGCTTTCTTTGCGCAG AAATTGTTGGACGACATGGACGTCACTCTGATCGTCCTGGCTGTTCTCCATCTGTGTGTCAGCATTAGCTTTGCCGTTTTGGGGGTGAACGCTTTATTCAGcagtaagaaagaaaag CAGAAGGGGGCCACAGATGTCCAAACGAAGGAGCCGCTGTTGAAAGAAATCCTCCTGACCAGTCCTTGTGCTTGA
- the LOC115045603 gene encoding uncharacterized protein LOC115045603 isoform X6, with the protein MSVTAVKEKGGTVVTVTSNNNNNNNNNNNNSSVFLPLCQILKQLCYSPGCFSVQNGLIRNNVAVALGVVQLMVGLFNVALGPGRTSTHPWDVGDLGAAYWLGGVYVAGGVTSILSGQCPSPCSVGFTVFVNIVGSIFATFGIVLYALDLSDTSIMWMCDRTRTSSPNNFGDCIDVAFFAQKLLVDMDVTLIVLAVLHLCVSISFAVLGVNALFSSKKEKILKQLCYSPGCFSVQNGLIRNNVAVALGVVQLMVGLFNVALGPGRTSTHPWDVGDLGAAYWLGGVYVAGGVTSILSGQCPSPCSVGFTVFVNVVGSIFATFGIVLYALDLSDTSITWMCDRTRTSSPNNFGDCIDVAFFAQKLLDDMDVTLIVLAVLHLCVSISFAVLGVNALFSSKKEKQKGATDVQTKEPLLKEILLTSPCA; encoded by the exons ATGTCCGTCACCGCTGTCAAAGAGAAGGGAGGGACTGTTGTCACTGTGAcgtccaacaacaacaacaacaacaacaacaacaacaacaacagcagcgtctttctgcctctgtgtcagATCCTGAAACAGCTCTGTTACAGTCCGGGTTGCTTCTCGGTGCAGAACGGTCTGATCCGGAACAATGTTGCTGTGGCTCTTGGG GTCGTGCAGCTCATGGTGGGTCTGTTCAACGTTGCACTTGGACCTGGACGAACCAGCACACATCCGTGGGACGTGGGTGATTTGGGAGCTGCTTACTGGCTGGGTGGCGTG taCGTTGCAGGTGGAGTCACTTCAATCTTGTCCGGCCAGTGTCCCTCTCCCTGCTCT GTGGGCTTCACTGTGTTTGTAAACATAGTTGGATCAATTTTTGCCACTTTTGGCATCGTGCTGTACGCCTTAGACCTGTCAGACACCTCCATCATGTGGATGTGCGATCGAACAAGGACGAGCTCTCCTAATAATTTTGGAGACTGTATAGATGTGGCTTTCTTTGCGCAG AAATTGTTGGTCGACATGGACGTCACTCTGATCGTCCTGGCTGTTCTCCATCTGTGTGTCAGCATTAGCTTTGCCGTTTTGGGGGTGAACGCTTTATTCAGcagtaagaaagaaaag ATCCTGAAACAGCTCTGTTACAGTCCGGGTTGCTTCTCGGTGCAGAACGGTCTGATCCGGAACAATGTTGCTGTGGCTCTTGGG GTCGTGCAGCTCATGGTGGGTCTGTTCAACGTTGCACTTGGACCTGGACGAACCAGCACACATCCGTGGGACGTGGGTGATTTGGGAGCTGCTTACTGGCTGGGTGGCGTG taCGTTGCAGGTGGAGTCACTTCAATCTTGTCCGGCCAGTGTCCCTCTCCCTGCTCT GTGGGCTTCACTGTGTTTGTAAACGTAGTTGGATCAATCTTTGCCACTTTTGGCATCGTGCTGTACGCCTTAGACCTGTCAGACACCTCCATCACATGGATGTGCGATCGAACAAGGACGAGCTCTCCTAATAATTTTGGAGACTGTATAGATGTGGCTTTCTTTGCGCAG AAATTGTTGGACGACATGGACGTCACTCTGATCGTCCTGGCTGTTCTCCATCTGTGTGTCAGCATTAGCTTTGCCGTTTTGGGGGTGAACGCTTTATTCAGcagtaagaaagaaaag CAGAAGGGGGCCACAGATGTCCAAACGAAGGAGCCGCTGTTGAAAGAAATCCTCCTGACCAGTCCTTGTGCTTGA
- the LOC115045603 gene encoding uncharacterized protein LOC115045603 isoform X1: MSVTAVKEKGGTVVTVTSNNNNNNNNSNNNSNNNSNNNNNNNNNNNISNNNNSNNSNNNSNNNNNNSNNNSNNNNNNNSVFLPLCQTLKQLCCCSVQQDLIRNNVAVALGVVQLMVGLFNVALGPGRTSTHPWDVGDLGAAYWLGGVYVAGGVTSILSGQCPSPCSVGFTVFVNIVGSIFATFGIVLYALDLSDTSIMWMCDRTRTSSPNNFGDCIDVAFFAQKLLVDMDVTLIVLAVLHLCVSISFAVLGVNALFSSKKEKILKQLCYSPGCFSVQNGLIRNNVAVALGVVQLMVGLFNVALGPGRTSTHPWDVGDLGAAYWLGGVYVAGGVTSILSGQCPSPCSVGFTVFVNVVGSIFATFGIVLYALDLSDTSITWMCDRTRTSSPNNFGDCIDVAFFAQKLLDDMDVTLIVLAVLHLCVSISFAVLGVNALFSSKKEKQKGATDVQTKEPLLKEILLTSPCA, from the exons ATGTCCGTCACCGCTGTCAAAGAGAAGGGAGGGACTGTTGTCACTGTGAcgtccaacaacaacaacaacaacaacaacagcaacaataacagcaacaacaacagcaacaataacaataacaacaacaacaacaacaacatcagcaacaacaacaacagcaacaacagcaacaataacagcaacaacaacaacaacaacagcaacaataacagcaacaacaacaacaacaacaacagcgtctttctgcctctgtgtcagACCCTGAAACAGCTCTGTTGCTGCTCGGTGCAGCAGGATCTGATCCGGAACAATGTTGCTGTGGCTCTTGGG GTCGTGCAGCTCATGGTGGGTCTGTTCAACGTTGCACTTGGACCTGGACGAACCAGCACACATCCGTGGGACGTGGGTGATTTGGGAGCTGCTTACTGGCTGGGTGGCGTG taCGTTGCAGGTGGAGTCACTTCAATCTTGTCCGGCCAGTGTCCCTCTCCCTGCTCT GTGGGCTTCACTGTGTTTGTAAACATAGTTGGATCAATTTTTGCCACTTTTGGCATCGTGCTGTACGCCTTAGACCTGTCAGACACCTCCATCATGTGGATGTGCGATCGAACAAGGACGAGCTCTCCTAATAATTTTGGAGACTGTATAGATGTGGCTTTCTTTGCGCAG AAATTGTTGGTCGACATGGACGTCACTCTGATCGTCCTGGCTGTTCTCCATCTGTGTGTCAGCATTAGCTTTGCCGTTTTGGGGGTGAACGCTTTATTCAGcagtaagaaagaaaag ATCCTGAAACAGCTCTGTTACAGTCCGGGTTGCTTCTCGGTGCAGAACGGTCTGATCCGGAACAATGTTGCTGTGGCTCTTGGG GTCGTGCAGCTCATGGTGGGTCTGTTCAACGTTGCACTTGGACCTGGACGAACCAGCACACATCCGTGGGACGTGGGTGATTTGGGAGCTGCTTACTGGCTGGGTGGCGTG taCGTTGCAGGTGGAGTCACTTCAATCTTGTCCGGCCAGTGTCCCTCTCCCTGCTCT GTGGGCTTCACTGTGTTTGTAAACGTAGTTGGATCAATCTTTGCCACTTTTGGCATCGTGCTGTACGCCTTAGACCTGTCAGACACCTCCATCACATGGATGTGCGATCGAACAAGGACGAGCTCTCCTAATAATTTTGGAGACTGTATAGATGTGGCTTTCTTTGCGCAG AAATTGTTGGACGACATGGACGTCACTCTGATCGTCCTGGCTGTTCTCCATCTGTGTGTCAGCATTAGCTTTGCCGTTTTGGGGGTGAACGCTTTATTCAGcagtaagaaagaaaag CAGAAGGGGGCCACAGATGTCCAAACGAAGGAGCCGCTGTTGAAAGAAATCCTCCTGACCAGTCCTTGTGCTTGA
- the LOC115045603 gene encoding uncharacterized protein LOC115045603 isoform X2: protein MSVTAVKEKGGTVVTVTSNNNNNNNNSNNNSNNNSNNNNNNNNNNNISNNNNSNNSNNNSNNNNNNSNNNSNNNNNNNSVFLPLCQTLKQLCCCSVQQDLIRNNVAVALGVVQLMVGLFNVALGPGRTSTHPWDVGDLGAAYWLGGVYVAGGVTSILSGQCPSPCSVGFTVFVNIVGSIFATFGIVLYALDLSDTSIMWMCDRTRTSSPNNFGDCIDVAFFAQKLLVDMDVTLIVLAVLHLCVSISFAVLGVNALFSSKKEKILKQLCYSPGCFSVQNGLIRNNVAVALGVVQLMVGLFNVALGPGRTSTHPWDVGDLGAAYWLGGVYVAGGVTSILSGQCPSPCSVGFTVFVNVVGSIFATFGIVLYALDLSDTSITWMCDRTRTSSPNNFGDCIDVAFFAQKLLDDMDVTLIVLAVLHLCVSISFAVLGVNALFSSKKEKKGATDVQTKEPLLKEILLTSPCA from the exons ATGTCCGTCACCGCTGTCAAAGAGAAGGGAGGGACTGTTGTCACTGTGAcgtccaacaacaacaacaacaacaacaacagcaacaataacagcaacaacaacagcaacaataacaataacaacaacaacaacaacaacatcagcaacaacaacaacagcaacaacagcaacaataacagcaacaacaacaacaacaacagcaacaataacagcaacaacaacaacaacaacaacagcgtctttctgcctctgtgtcagACCCTGAAACAGCTCTGTTGCTGCTCGGTGCAGCAGGATCTGATCCGGAACAATGTTGCTGTGGCTCTTGGG GTCGTGCAGCTCATGGTGGGTCTGTTCAACGTTGCACTTGGACCTGGACGAACCAGCACACATCCGTGGGACGTGGGTGATTTGGGAGCTGCTTACTGGCTGGGTGGCGTG taCGTTGCAGGTGGAGTCACTTCAATCTTGTCCGGCCAGTGTCCCTCTCCCTGCTCT GTGGGCTTCACTGTGTTTGTAAACATAGTTGGATCAATTTTTGCCACTTTTGGCATCGTGCTGTACGCCTTAGACCTGTCAGACACCTCCATCATGTGGATGTGCGATCGAACAAGGACGAGCTCTCCTAATAATTTTGGAGACTGTATAGATGTGGCTTTCTTTGCGCAG AAATTGTTGGTCGACATGGACGTCACTCTGATCGTCCTGGCTGTTCTCCATCTGTGTGTCAGCATTAGCTTTGCCGTTTTGGGGGTGAACGCTTTATTCAGcagtaagaaagaaaag ATCCTGAAACAGCTCTGTTACAGTCCGGGTTGCTTCTCGGTGCAGAACGGTCTGATCCGGAACAATGTTGCTGTGGCTCTTGGG GTCGTGCAGCTCATGGTGGGTCTGTTCAACGTTGCACTTGGACCTGGACGAACCAGCACACATCCGTGGGACGTGGGTGATTTGGGAGCTGCTTACTGGCTGGGTGGCGTG taCGTTGCAGGTGGAGTCACTTCAATCTTGTCCGGCCAGTGTCCCTCTCCCTGCTCT GTGGGCTTCACTGTGTTTGTAAACGTAGTTGGATCAATCTTTGCCACTTTTGGCATCGTGCTGTACGCCTTAGACCTGTCAGACACCTCCATCACATGGATGTGCGATCGAACAAGGACGAGCTCTCCTAATAATTTTGGAGACTGTATAGATGTGGCTTTCTTTGCGCAG AAATTGTTGGACGACATGGACGTCACTCTGATCGTCCTGGCTGTTCTCCATCTGTGTGTCAGCATTAGCTTTGCCGTTTTGGGGGTGAACGCTTTATTCAGcagtaagaaagaaaag AAGGGGGCCACAGATGTCCAAACGAAGGAGCCGCTGTTGAAAGAAATCCTCCTGACCAGTCCTTGTGCTTGA
- the LOC115045603 gene encoding uncharacterized protein LOC115045603 isoform X3: MSVTAVKEKGGTVVTVTSNNNNNNNNSNNNSNNNSNNNNNNNNNNNISNNNNSNNSNNNSNNNNNNSNNNSNNNNNNNSVFLPLCQTLKQLCCCSVQQDLIRNNVAVALGVVQLMVGLFNVALGPGRTSTHPWDYVAGGVTSILSGQCPSPCSVGFTVFVNIVGSIFATFGIVLYALDLSDTSIMWMCDRTRTSSPNNFGDCIDVAFFAQKLLVDMDVTLIVLAVLHLCVSISFAVLGVNALFSSKKEKILKQLCYSPGCFSVQNGLIRNNVAVALGVVQLMVGLFNVALGPGRTSTHPWDVGDLGAAYWLGGVYVAGGVTSILSGQCPSPCSVGFTVFVNVVGSIFATFGIVLYALDLSDTSITWMCDRTRTSSPNNFGDCIDVAFFAQKLLDDMDVTLIVLAVLHLCVSISFAVLGVNALFSSKKEKQKGATDVQTKEPLLKEILLTSPCA; encoded by the exons ATGTCCGTCACCGCTGTCAAAGAGAAGGGAGGGACTGTTGTCACTGTGAcgtccaacaacaacaacaacaacaacaacagcaacaataacagcaacaacaacagcaacaataacaataacaacaacaacaacaacaacatcagcaacaacaacaacagcaacaacagcaacaataacagcaacaacaacaacaacaacagcaacaataacagcaacaacaacaacaacaacaacagcgtctttctgcctctgtgtcagACCCTGAAACAGCTCTGTTGCTGCTCGGTGCAGCAGGATCTGATCCGGAACAATGTTGCTGTGGCTCTTGGG GTCGTGCAGCTCATGGTGGGTCTGTTCAACGTTGCACTTGGACCTGGACGAACCAGCACACATCCGTGGGAC taCGTTGCAGGTGGAGTCACTTCAATCTTGTCCGGCCAGTGTCCCTCTCCCTGCTCT GTGGGCTTCACTGTGTTTGTAAACATAGTTGGATCAATTTTTGCCACTTTTGGCATCGTGCTGTACGCCTTAGACCTGTCAGACACCTCCATCATGTGGATGTGCGATCGAACAAGGACGAGCTCTCCTAATAATTTTGGAGACTGTATAGATGTGGCTTTCTTTGCGCAG AAATTGTTGGTCGACATGGACGTCACTCTGATCGTCCTGGCTGTTCTCCATCTGTGTGTCAGCATTAGCTTTGCCGTTTTGGGGGTGAACGCTTTATTCAGcagtaagaaagaaaag ATCCTGAAACAGCTCTGTTACAGTCCGGGTTGCTTCTCGGTGCAGAACGGTCTGATCCGGAACAATGTTGCTGTGGCTCTTGGG GTCGTGCAGCTCATGGTGGGTCTGTTCAACGTTGCACTTGGACCTGGACGAACCAGCACACATCCGTGGGACGTGGGTGATTTGGGAGCTGCTTACTGGCTGGGTGGCGTG taCGTTGCAGGTGGAGTCACTTCAATCTTGTCCGGCCAGTGTCCCTCTCCCTGCTCT GTGGGCTTCACTGTGTTTGTAAACGTAGTTGGATCAATCTTTGCCACTTTTGGCATCGTGCTGTACGCCTTAGACCTGTCAGACACCTCCATCACATGGATGTGCGATCGAACAAGGACGAGCTCTCCTAATAATTTTGGAGACTGTATAGATGTGGCTTTCTTTGCGCAG AAATTGTTGGACGACATGGACGTCACTCTGATCGTCCTGGCTGTTCTCCATCTGTGTGTCAGCATTAGCTTTGCCGTTTTGGGGGTGAACGCTTTATTCAGcagtaagaaagaaaag CAGAAGGGGGCCACAGATGTCCAAACGAAGGAGCCGCTGTTGAAAGAAATCCTCCTGACCAGTCCTTGTGCTTGA
- the LOC115045603 gene encoding uncharacterized protein LOC115045603 isoform X7 → MSVTAVKEKGGTVVTVTSNNNNNNNNSNNNSNNNSNNNNNNNNNNNISNNNNSNNSNNNSNNNNNNSNNNSNNNNNNNSVFLPLCQTLKQLCCCSVQQDLIRNNVAVALGVVQLMVGLFNVALGPGRTSTHPWDVGDLGAAYWLGGVYVAGGVTSILSGQCPSPCSVGFTVFVNIVGSIFATFGIVLYALDLSDTSIMWMCDRTRTSSPNNFGDCIDVAFFAQKLLVDMDVTLIVLAVLHLCVSISFAVLGVNALFSSKKEKILKQLCYSPGCFSVQNGLIRNNVAVALGVVQLMVGLFNVALGPGRTSTHPWDVGDLGAAYWLGGVETRNAEILWNICPVLFILGEPRSTLQVESLQSCPASVPLPALWASLCL, encoded by the exons ATGTCCGTCACCGCTGTCAAAGAGAAGGGAGGGACTGTTGTCACTGTGAcgtccaacaacaacaacaacaacaacaacagcaacaataacagcaacaacaacagcaacaataacaataacaacaacaacaacaacaacatcagcaacaacaacaacagcaacaacagcaacaataacagcaacaacaacaacaacaacagcaacaataacagcaacaacaacaacaacaacaacagcgtctttctgcctctgtgtcagACCCTGAAACAGCTCTGTTGCTGCTCGGTGCAGCAGGATCTGATCCGGAACAATGTTGCTGTGGCTCTTGGG GTCGTGCAGCTCATGGTGGGTCTGTTCAACGTTGCACTTGGACCTGGACGAACCAGCACACATCCGTGGGACGTGGGTGATTTGGGAGCTGCTTACTGGCTGGGTGGCGTG taCGTTGCAGGTGGAGTCACTTCAATCTTGTCCGGCCAGTGTCCCTCTCCCTGCTCT GTGGGCTTCACTGTGTTTGTAAACATAGTTGGATCAATTTTTGCCACTTTTGGCATCGTGCTGTACGCCTTAGACCTGTCAGACACCTCCATCATGTGGATGTGCGATCGAACAAGGACGAGCTCTCCTAATAATTTTGGAGACTGTATAGATGTGGCTTTCTTTGCGCAG AAATTGTTGGTCGACATGGACGTCACTCTGATCGTCCTGGCTGTTCTCCATCTGTGTGTCAGCATTAGCTTTGCCGTTTTGGGGGTGAACGCTTTATTCAGcagtaagaaagaaaag ATCCTGAAACAGCTCTGTTACAGTCCGGGTTGCTTCTCGGTGCAGAACGGTCTGATCCGGAACAATGTTGCTGTGGCTCTTGGG GTCGTGCAGCTCATGGTGGGTCTGTTCAACGTTGCACTTGGACCTGGACGAACCAGCACACATCCGTGGGACGTGGGTGATTTGGGAGCTGCTTACTGGCTGGGTGGCGTG GAAACCAGAAATGCTGAGATCCTCTGGAATATCTGTCCGGTCCTTTTTATTCTAGGAGAACCTCGCag taCGTTGCAGGTGGAGTCACTTCAATCTTGTCCGGCCAGTGTCCCTCTCCCTGCTCT GTGGGCTTCACTGTGTTTGTAA
- the LOC115045603 gene encoding uncharacterized protein LOC115045603 isoform X8 translates to MVGLFNVALGPGRTSTHPWDVGDLGAAYWLGGVYVAGGVTSILSGQCPSPCSVGFTVFVNIVGSIFATFGIVLYALDLSDTSIMWMCDRTRTSSPNNFGDCIDVAFFAQKLLVDMDVTLIVLAVLHLCVSISFAVLGVNALFSSKKEKILKQLCYSPGCFSVQNGLIRNNVAVALGVVQLMVGLFNVALGPGRTSTHPWDVGDLGAAYWLGGVYVAGGVTSILSGQCPSPCSVGFTVFVNVVGSIFATFGIVLYALDLSDTSITWMCDRTRTSSPNNFGDCIDVAFFAQKLLDDMDVTLIVLAVLHLCVSISFAVLGVNALFSSKKEKQKGATDVQTKEPLLKEILLTSPCA, encoded by the exons ATGGTGGGTCTGTTCAACGTTGCACTTGGACCTGGACGAACCAGCACACATCCGTGGGACGTGGGTGATTTGGGAGCTGCTTACTGGCTGGGTGGCGTG taCGTTGCAGGTGGAGTCACTTCAATCTTGTCCGGCCAGTGTCCCTCTCCCTGCTCT GTGGGCTTCACTGTGTTTGTAAACATAGTTGGATCAATTTTTGCCACTTTTGGCATCGTGCTGTACGCCTTAGACCTGTCAGACACCTCCATCATGTGGATGTGCGATCGAACAAGGACGAGCTCTCCTAATAATTTTGGAGACTGTATAGATGTGGCTTTCTTTGCGCAG AAATTGTTGGTCGACATGGACGTCACTCTGATCGTCCTGGCTGTTCTCCATCTGTGTGTCAGCATTAGCTTTGCCGTTTTGGGGGTGAACGCTTTATTCAGcagtaagaaagaaaag ATCCTGAAACAGCTCTGTTACAGTCCGGGTTGCTTCTCGGTGCAGAACGGTCTGATCCGGAACAATGTTGCTGTGGCTCTTGGG GTCGTGCAGCTCATGGTGGGTCTGTTCAACGTTGCACTTGGACCTGGACGAACCAGCACACATCCGTGGGACGTGGGTGATTTGGGAGCTGCTTACTGGCTGGGTGGCGTG taCGTTGCAGGTGGAGTCACTTCAATCTTGTCCGGCCAGTGTCCCTCTCCCTGCTCT GTGGGCTTCACTGTGTTTGTAAACGTAGTTGGATCAATCTTTGCCACTTTTGGCATCGTGCTGTACGCCTTAGACCTGTCAGACACCTCCATCACATGGATGTGCGATCGAACAAGGACGAGCTCTCCTAATAATTTTGGAGACTGTATAGATGTGGCTTTCTTTGCGCAG AAATTGTTGGACGACATGGACGTCACTCTGATCGTCCTGGCTGTTCTCCATCTGTGTGTCAGCATTAGCTTTGCCGTTTTGGGGGTGAACGCTTTATTCAGcagtaagaaagaaaag CAGAAGGGGGCCACAGATGTCCAAACGAAGGAGCCGCTGTTGAAAGAAATCCTCCTGACCAGTCCTTGTGCTTGA